One window of the Colletotrichum destructivum chromosome 4, complete sequence genome contains the following:
- a CDS encoding Putative glutathione S-transferase, Thioredoxin-like superfamily, which yields MSEEKDPITLTPGKGGAFERVDAQFRNFISSDPNAKFPAEKGRYALYVSPGCPWCHRVMIVRALKGLQDVVDLYTCAVVMGKEGWHFDDGPEAAAIGVLPEDPVYGFKTIRELYRKASPGYDGRVTVPVLWDKKTHALVSNESSEIIRMFSAEFDPLLPAADRECNRPGGGLYPEALRAEIDGINDWVYHAVNNGVYKCGFAFSQAAYDESVEALFAALDRLEDLLKDRPFLLGDHVTEADVRLFPTLARFDVAYATVFMCNLGTIRGDYPNLHRWLRRLYWDRGAGTRGGAFFDTTATWLPLYKAGYAQGRARVLGISGPVIVPKGPRVLMHGLEDEERLAF from the exons ATGAGTGAAGAG AAAGATCCCATCACCTTGACCCCAGGCAAGGGCGGCGCCTTTGAGCGTGTCGACGCCCAGTTCCGGAACTTCATCTCCAGCGACCCCAACGCCAAGTTCCCGGCCGAAAAGGGCCGCTATGCGCTCTACGTCAGCCCGGGATGCCCATGG TGCCACCGCGTCATGATCGTCCGCGCCCTCAAGGGCCTACAAGACGTCGTAGACCTCTACACCTGCGCAGTGGTCATGGGCAAGGAAGGTTGGCACTTTGACGACGGtcccgaggccgccgccatcggcgtccTGCCCGAGGACCCCGTCTACGGCTTCAAGACCATCAGGGAGCTCTaccgcaaggccagcccGGGCTACGACGGCCGCGTCACCGTCCCCGTCCTCTGGGACAAGAAGACGCACGCGCTCGTCAGCAACGAGTCGAGCGAGATCATCCGCATGTTCTCCGCCGAGTTCgaccccctcctccccgccgccgaccgcgAGTGCAACaggcccggcggcgggctgtACCCGGAGGCCCTGCgggccgagatcgacggcATCAACGACTGGGTCTACCACGCCGTCAACAACGGCGTCTACAAGTGCGGCTTCGCCTTCAGCCAGGCCGCCTACGACGAGAGCGTCGAGGCCCTGTTCGCGGCGCTCGACCGgctcgaggacctcctcAAGGACCGGCcgttcctcctcggcgaccacgtcaccgaggccgacgtccGGCTGTTCCCGACCCTCGCGCGCTTCGACGTTGCCTACGCCACGGTCTTCATGTGCAACCTGGGCACGATCCGCGGCGACTACCCGAACCTCCACCGGTGGCTGAGGAGGCTGTACTGGGACCGCGGCGCGGGCACGCGCGGGGGGGCCTTCTTCGACACGACCGCGACCTGGCTGCCGCTGTACAAGGCGGGCTACGCCCAGGGGCGGGCGAGGGTGTTGGGGATCAGCgggcccgtcatcgtccCAAAGGGCCCGCGGGTTCTGATGCACGgcctggaagacgaggagaggTTGGCATTCTGA
- a CDS encoding Putative flavin monooxygenase, FAD/NAD(P)-binding domain superfamily, which translates to MSPLSPEDNRLNVDRVAVIGAGPCGLAAAKYLLAENKFSKVQVFEQRDTVGGVWTYSPLNVVDGDFTIPRTRPTRNPDTAVAVEGRAAKQFVSPVYDHLETNIPHTLMNYSDRKFPADASLFPPHQVVKKYLEGYAEELRPIISLSTQVLSVNKASDATGGGGGGGGGGGGGWEVETRDLGTDEISKARFDAVLVASGHYNDPFIPDIPGLADFDKAHPGSITHSKFYRNAAQYKDKKVIIVGNSASGIDLSAQISAVCALPVIVSEKTVPNAPAEDRSSWAKTTPEIAEFIPDGRRVRFADGTFETDIDAVVFCTGYFYSFPFLRDLSPPVVTDGARARGLYEHLLYAHDPTLAFAGVPQRIVPFPISEAQAAYVARAWSGRLALPGRDEMAAWEAAALAEKGEGKTLHNLAFPRDLEYINRLHARSLAAERRPGLDNGGAGKIPPFWDDEKRWTRERFPLIKMASRKLGERRHEVTTLEQLGFDYKAWKAGVDEEEKLL; encoded by the exons ATGTCACCCTTGTCCCCCGAGGACAACAGGCTCAACGTCGACCgggtcgccgtcatcggcgccggacCCTGCGgcttggccgccgccaa gtacctcctcgccgagaacAAGTTCTCAAAGGTCCAGGTCTTCGAGCAGAGGGacaccgtcggcggcgtgtgGACCTACAGCCCTCTCAacgttgtcgacggcgacttCACCATCCCGCGGACGCGGCCCACCCGCAACCCGGAcacggccgtcgccgtcgagggccgcgcCGCCAAGCAGTTCGTCTCCCCCGTCTACGACCACCTCGAGACCAACATCCCGCACACGCTCATGAACTACTCGGACCGCAAGTtccccgccgacgcctcgCTGTTCCCGCCCCACCAGGTCGTCAAGAAGTACCTTGAGGGCtacgccgaggagctgcggcCCATCATCTCGTTGTCTACCCAGGTGCTGTCCGTCAACAAGGCATCGGacgccaccggcggcggcggcggcggcggcggcggcggcggcggcggctgggaggTGGAGACGCGGGACCTCGGGACGGATGAGATTAGCAAGGCCCGGTTTGACGCCGTGCTGGTGGCGAGCGGCCACTACAACGACCCTTTCATCCCCGACATCCCCGGCCTGGCCGATTTTGACAAGGCTCACCCGGGATCCATCACACATTCCAAGTTCTACCGGAACGCGGCACAGTACAAGGACAAG aaagtcatcatcgtcggcaacTCAGCTTCCGGCATCGACCTGAGCGCGCAGATCTCGGCGGTCTGCGCCCTGCCCGTCATCGTCTCCGAGAAGACGGTCCCCAACGCCCCGGCCGAGGACCGCTCGTCGTGGGCCAAGACGACCCCGGAGATCGCCGAGTTCATCCCGGACGGCCGCCGGGTCcgcttcgccgacggcaccttCGAGACGgacatcgacgccgtcgtcttctgcaCGGGCTACTTCTACagcttccccttcctccgcgacctctcgccgcccgtcgtcaccgacggcgcccgcgcccgcggccTTTACGAGCACCTCCTCTACGCCCACGATCCGaccctcgccttcgccggcgtcccgCAACGCATCGTCCCCTTCCCCATCTccgaggcccaggccgccTACGTCGCGCGCGCCTGGTCGGGCCGCCTGGCGCTCCCGGGGCgcgacgagatggcggcgtgggaggcggcggcgctcgccgagaagggcgagggcaaGACGCTGCACAACCTCGCGTTCCCAAGGGACCTCGAGTACATCAACAGGCTGCACGCGCGCAGCCTCGCGGCCGAGAGGCggcccggcctcgacaacggcggcgccggcaagatCCCGCCGTtctgggacgacgagaagaggtGGACGCGGGAGCGGTTCCCGCTCATCAAGATGGCGTCGCGCAAGCTGGGCGAGAGGCGACACGAGGTGACGACGCTGGAGCAGCTCGGCTTCGACTACAAAGCGTGGAAGGCCggcgtggacgaggaggagaagctgtTGTGA